One Campylobacter lari DNA segment encodes these proteins:
- a CDS encoding fibronectin type III domain-containing protein codes for MKKLHWIILSSALAFSACSTTMSSPQIAQVNDTLPKISNIKSISDITSIAFEWEPLYDQNIAGYYIYRANAAGAPMELIAKIKNKFQTHYTDTNLEPNTRYYYSMKTFNELGQVSQDGVSIEAFTNRVIDPVPFVQAIVGLPNRVKIVWRPHPDVRVNSYIIERANMKDMKFKELTRVKNRLSAEYIDDSLKPDESFQYRIIALTYDGIKSTPSKIVESTTKALPPMVSNLQASKDAPRKIILTWDKIDYADFAYYKIYSSSTTFLPFSIVAKTSENTYEDVVKGVAEKRYYKVSMVDKDGLESPIASEPVEGITLGAPLAPSIILCAVEDDGIRVEWVDNDDRAKEYIVKRSGGGSNAVFKEIKSKQLKDITAAPGKVYSYEVIAIDANGIESKASDKFTAVK; via the coding sequence ATGAAAAAACTTCACTGGATTATCTTAAGTTCTGCTTTGGCTTTTAGTGCTTGTAGTACAACTATGAGTTCGCCTCAAATTGCTCAAGTAAATGATACTTTACCAAAAATTTCAAATATTAAAAGTATAAGTGATATTACAAGTATAGCTTTTGAATGGGAACCATTGTATGATCAAAATATAGCAGGCTATTATATTTATAGGGCAAATGCAGCTGGTGCACCTATGGAGCTTATAGCAAAAATTAAAAATAAATTTCAAACTCATTATACTGATACAAATTTAGAGCCAAATACAAGGTATTATTATTCTATGAAAACTTTTAATGAGCTTGGACAAGTTTCTCAAGATGGCGTGAGTATAGAAGCTTTTACAAATAGAGTGATTGATCCAGTGCCTTTTGTACAAGCTATTGTGGGTTTGCCAAATCGTGTAAAAATAGTTTGGAGACCACACCCTGATGTAAGAGTAAATTCATATATCATTGAGCGTGCAAATATGAAAGATATGAAATTTAAAGAATTAACTAGGGTTAAAAATCGCTTAAGCGCTGAATACATAGATGATTCATTAAAGCCTGATGAGAGTTTTCAATATAGAATCATAGCTTTAACTTATGATGGTATTAAAAGTACTCCAAGTAAGATAGTCGAATCAACTACCAAAGCCCTTCCTCCTATGGTAAGTAATTTACAAGCAAGTAAAGATGCACCAAGAAAAATCATTTTAACTTGGGATAAAATTGATTATGCTGATTTTGCTTATTATAAAATTTATTCAAGTTCAACTACCTTTTTACCTTTTAGTATAGTAGCTAAAACTTCTGAAAATACTTATGAAGATGTAGTTAAAGGTGTGGCTGAAAAAAGATATTATAAAGTGAGTATGGTGGATAAAGATGGCTTGGAAAGTCCTATAGCAAGTGAGCCTGTAGAAGGTATTACCTTAGGGGCGCCATTAGCACCAAGTATTATTTTATGTGCAGTTGAAGATGATGGTATTAGAGTTGAATGGGTTGATAATGATGATAGAGCTAAAGAGTATATAGTTAAAAGAAGTGGTGGTGGAAGCAATGCTGTGTTTAAAGAGATTAAATCTAAACAATTAAAAGATATTACTGCGGCTCCTGGAAAAGTGTATAGTTATGAAGTTATAGCTATTGATGCAAATGGTATAGAATCAAAAGCTTCTGATAAATTTACAGCGGTGAAATAA
- a CDS encoding RluA family pseudouridine synthase, with translation MLKISSLCEERLDIFLSDILKQSRSQVTKLIKENCIYINEKLENKSSKKIKQKDEISIFLPLAKEAKESYMPEFDIEILYEDDDVLVLNKAPNVVVHGASSVKEATLVDWLLHKGYALSNLNGEHRAGLVHRLDKGTSGAIIIAKNNQAHQFLANQLLDKSMGRFYLALSELPLKNDKMSNEKAIMRCPNNRLKKITTNTKNPLAKNAKTDFINLLSAKKCSLIAAKLYTGRTHQIRVHLADFNRYILGDELYGYKGKIKYNRVMLHAYLIYFIHPRTKELMFIKAPMFDDFYQILKENFTQGEIDEKTSLDYLKFCFGF, from the coding sequence ATGCTAAAAATTTCATCGCTTTGTGAAGAAAGATTGGATATTTTTTTATCAGATATACTTAAACAAAGTCGTTCGCAAGTTACTAAACTTATCAAAGAAAACTGCATATATATTAATGAAAAATTAGAAAATAAAAGTTCTAAAAAAATAAAACAAAAAGATGAAATAAGCATTTTTTTACCTTTAGCAAAAGAAGCCAAAGAAAGTTACATGCCTGAGTTTGACATAGAAATTTTATATGAAGATGATGATGTTTTAGTTTTAAACAAAGCTCCTAATGTTGTCGTGCATGGTGCAAGTAGTGTTAAAGAAGCGACTTTGGTGGATTGGCTTTTGCATAAGGGTTATGCTTTATCAAATTTAAATGGAGAGCATAGAGCAGGGCTTGTGCATAGACTTGATAAAGGCACAAGCGGAGCTATCATCATAGCTAAAAACAATCAAGCACATCAATTTTTAGCAAATCAGCTTTTAGATAAAAGTATGGGTAGGTTTTACCTTGCTTTGAGTGAATTGCCTTTGAAAAATGATAAAATGAGTAATGAAAAAGCTATTATGCGTTGTCCTAATAATAGGCTTAAAAAAATTACTACAAATACCAAAAATCCTTTAGCAAAAAATGCAAAAACAGATTTTATAAATTTATTAAGTGCTAAAAAATGCTCCTTAATAGCTGCTAAGTTATACACAGGAAGAACCCATCAAATCAGGGTGCATTTGGCAGATTTTAATCGCTATATTTTAGGAGATGAATTATACGGATATAAAGGAAAAATAAAGTATAATAGAGTAATGCTTCATGCGTATTTGATTTATTTTATTCATCCTAGGACTAAAGAGTTAATGTTTATAAAAGCTCCTATGTTTGATGATTTTTATCAAATTTTAAAAGAAAATTTTACACAAGGAGAGATAGATGAAAAAACTTCACTGGATTATCTTAAGTTCTGCTTTGGCTTTTAG
- a CDS encoding FtsW/RodA/SpoVE family cell cycle protein, producing the protein MIKLDRRILTHFDFVQPLLVLPIVAISFLLIYEANTRLAEKQFIYTLVGFAGFAFFFFLPLRRLMWLIPVLYWINIALLLSVDIFGVEKLGARRWLEIPFTHFTIQPSEIFKPSFILMLAYLIYQNPPPHNGYGLKQFLKLSFYILLPFLLIAGEPDLGTALVLLIVGFGTLFIIGVNYKIWLSIVLAIAIASPIIYSDFLKPYQKQRIHDFLAEEPSYHVKQSIIAIGSGGLSGKKADEATQTHFKFLPISTSDFIFAYLSERFGFIGAVIIILLYTLLIFHLLSLNYKLKDDYFTRVVTNCIALFIFIYVAVNISMTIGFAPVVGIPMPFFSHGGSSFATFMIFFGILQNLITFRYLAIEKAVKIKF; encoded by the coding sequence TTGATAAAACTTGATAGAAGAATTCTAACGCATTTTGATTTTGTTCAACCTCTTTTAGTGTTACCTATCGTAGCTATATCTTTTCTTTTAATTTATGAAGCAAACACACGCTTAGCTGAAAAGCAATTTATCTATACTTTAGTGGGTTTTGCAGGATTTGCATTTTTTTTCTTTTTACCTTTAAGAAGATTAATGTGGCTTATACCCGTGTTATATTGGATTAATATAGCTTTACTTTTGAGTGTGGATATTTTTGGTGTTGAAAAACTTGGTGCTAGAAGATGGCTTGAGATACCTTTTACGCATTTTACCATACAGCCTTCTGAAATTTTTAAGCCTTCTTTTATTTTAATGTTAGCTTATTTGATTTATCAAAACCCACCACCTCATAATGGCTATGGTTTAAAACAATTTTTAAAGCTAAGTTTTTATATCTTACTCCCATTTTTACTTATAGCAGGAGAACCTGATTTAGGAACAGCTTTAGTACTTTTAATAGTGGGCTTTGGAACACTTTTTATTATAGGAGTAAATTATAAAATTTGGCTTAGTATTGTTTTAGCTATAGCTATAGCTTCACCTATTATTTATAGTGATTTTTTAAAACCTTATCAAAAACAAAGAATTCATGATTTCTTAGCTGAAGAGCCAAGTTACCATGTAAAACAATCCATCATTGCAATAGGAAGCGGTGGTTTGAGCGGAAAAAAGGCTGATGAAGCCACACAAACACATTTTAAATTTTTACCTATTTCTACGAGTGATTTTATCTTTGCATATTTGTCTGAAAGATTTGGTTTTATCGGTGCAGTTATAATCATACTACTTTATACCTTACTCATTTTTCATTTGTTGAGTTTAAATTATAAGCTCAAAGATGATTATTTTACAAGAGTAGTGACAAATTGCATTGCTTTATTTATTTTCATATATGTAGCAGTAAACATATCAATGACCATAGGTTTTGCTCCTGTTGTTGGTATACCTATGCCATTTTTTAGTCATGGTGGAAGTTCTTTTGCTACCTTTATGATTTTCTTTGGAATTTTACAAAATTTAATAACTTTTAGATATTTAGCAATAGAAAAAGCGGTAAAAATAAAATTCTAA